The SAR202 cluster bacterium genomic interval TTCACCAGCAGCGTGGGAGCATACACCAGCCCCGTGGCAGGCGTTTCCCTCACAGAGATTATTGATGGCATTGCCGTTACTATTGATGGTAGGGTGATCATTACTACTGACTTCGGGATCGTTTGGGTAAAGGGCTCTCCATCCAGTGACACCTTTCCTGAGCGAGCCATCACGCACGGCTACCGATTCGACGGCTGCCATTCTCCGCTGAGGGGGCCCCGCGGCATTATTGCGGATGCTTTCGGATCAATCTGTGTTGTGGACAGTTCAAACTCCATGATTGTGGTATTCGGCCCGCAGGGCATCACAGGGCTCGCCACACCAGCGCCGCCTTAGTCCCTGCTAATTAAGGAGACCGTCCTTCCGCTGGTCTTCTCCTTGCCCAGGGCGGCCACTTTAGATACCTGGCGGACAGGGGCTTTAGCTCCAAGGAGGGTGAGGCTTACTGGCAGTAGAGCTATGGTGTAAGGGTCCTAGCCCCGTCCCTTAGGCAGAGCAAGAGTCCCTGGCCCCAGGCCCAAAGGCGCTTACACTCCAGCCTTAGACAGATAGTTGAGGTGGTATACCGGGTGCTCAGAAGGCAGTTCGCCCTGGAAGACCATGGCTCCAAAGGTATGGAAGGCTTACTTACCCCCGTGGCTGCCAAATTATCAGCCTACCTTTTTGGCATCAGGATCAATCATCAATTCCAACGCCCCTTCCACTCCTTTGCTACAATCACTACTTGGTAATTTTGCATCACACATGGACAAAGGCGATGATGGACTATGGAACTACAACGCCCTCCAGTACCGCCTCCCCTTCCCCCTCACTACCCTCCCAAACCCCGGCGCCGGAAAATGCCCCGCCGCCACCTTAATCCCCTCCCTCTCCAGCCACTCCACCGTCTCCCTTCGAGTCTTCCTTCCTAGCTCCGGCTGAACGTCCGCGTGCGCCTCCCAGTCCGGTATCTCTAACTGCACACGCAAGTGCGCCACGTCCCCCAAAATAAACGCCCGCTCCCCCGCTGAGGTTATCATCAGGCTCTGATGCCCCGGCGTATGCCCCGGGGTCGGCACCGTCTCCACCTCCGCCGTCACCGCCTTCTTCCCCTCCACCAGCTCCAAATCCCCCACCTTCGCCAGCCCCTCCCCCAACTCCTTCGACTTGTCCACAAACAACCCTATCGCCTCCTCCGAAAACGCGTACGGCCTCGCCCCCGCCGGCTTCTTCGACGGGTTCCGAAGCAATTCCCAGTCAACCTTCGGCACTATATACCTGGCCTTCGGAAACGTCCGCCTCACCTTCCCGCCCGACGTCACCGCCATCCATCCGATGTGGTCGAAATGCAAATGCGTCGCCACTACAACGTCTATCGACTCCGGATCGACGCCCCGCTCCTTCATCACCCGCGGCAGCCTCCCCTCCACGTTCCCCATCGCCGCCACCGGCCCCGGCCCCACCCCCGCGTCCACCAGTATCCTCTGTCCCCCCGACACCACCAGGAACGCCGCCACGTTTATCCCGCCCTTAACCTTGCAGTTTTCATCGATATGCTCCCCATACGCCCCAAAATCCTTCACCGACCTGTTGCTAAAAAAATTACACGCGTCAATCTCCGCCACACAATCGGAAAAAGAAACAACCTCCACCTTCCCCACCGTCATCTTATCCATAGCCATTCAACGCCCCCCTCTCAGAAAATCTTCCTAACTCCCGAGCATTCTCCACAAAGTAACACTCGCTTGCAATGGAATGGAGCGTTCTTGTCTCCTCTGGTTCTCCCCCTTCGGCCTGGAAGGCGAAGGGGGAGAACCAGAGGGGGTTGTGGTGTATCTTTTTCTCTTCCCCTTCCAGCAGGAAGGGGATTAAGGGGATGGTATCCCACTTAAGAAGAAGGCTTGGCTTTTCAGCATCACCGAACGCAGTTGGTCCCCCCTTCCTTTGACATCACCCTCCCCCGTCCATTAACTTTATCCCAACTACCATCAGGGGTGACCGCCATGAAGGGTCGAGTCGTCGTCTGCCGCCAGTACCGCAAGCCCTTCGACATCGAAGAATACGAAGTCCCGCCCCTGGATCCCGGCGCCATCCTCCTCCGCACCGCCCAGTCCGGCGTCTGCGGCTCCGACCTTCACACCTGGCGCGGCGACCAGGAAAAAGCCCCCCTGCCCAAAGCCGGCAAGCTCATGGGCCACGAAGGCTTCGCCACCATCGACTCCCTCGGCAAAGGCGTCAAGACCGACTCCCTCGGCCAGCCCCTCCATGAAGGCGACCGCGTCGTCTACTCCGCCCTCTTCCCCTGCTACCACTGCCGCCACTGCCTCAAAGGCAACACCGCCTTCTGCCTGGACCGCCCCGTCCCCGTCGCCGGCGTCTACCCCTACTTCACCGCCACCTACGCCGACTATATGTACCTCCCGCCTCGACATCCCATCTTCAAAGCCCCCGACAGCCTCCCCGACGAGGTCCTCGCCCCTGTCAATTGCGCCACCGGCACTGTAATGCAAGGCCTACGCTCCGCCGGCGCACGAGAGGGCCATACCGTCGTCATCCAGGGCGCGGGCGGCCTCGGCCTCACCGCCACCGCCGTCGCCAAGGACCTGGGCGCCCACCAGGTCATCGTCCTCGACCGCCTGGAAAACCGCCTTCAGCTCGCCGAAGAGTTTGGCGCCGACCACACTATTAACGTCGAGGAGTTCAACACCCCCGAGGCCCGCGTCGGTCGAGTCAAGGAGCTGACTCATGGCCGCGGCGCCGACATCGTCATGGAGCTGGTAGGCCGCGCAGAGCTTATGGCGGAAGGTCTTCAGATGCTGGACAACACCGGCACGTTCCTGGAAATCGGCGACATCGTTCCCGGCCGCACCGTCGCCATAGACCCCTCCACCCTCCTCAAGGGCAAGCGCATCGTCGGCTCCCTCATGTACCCCGCCGAAATCCTTCCCCTCGCCCTCGACTTCCTGGAGCGCAACGTCAGCCGGCGCCCCTTCCACAAAATCGTATCCCACAAATTCAAGCTGGCCGACGTCAATAAAGCCTTCGAGCAGGCCGAATGGAACGCCCGCCAGACCGCCGTCACCCGCGCCGTCCTGGTGCCCTAAACCATGCCTGCCATCCTGAGCGAAGTCCACGCTCGTATGTAGTCAAAGGACTTTATCGCCGTGTCAATTGCCTCCTTCGCCATCACAAAAACACGCCTCACATGGGAGATCCCTTCTTCTTTCCTCTCCCTTGATGGGAGAGGATTTAAGGTGAGGGTGAAACCCTATGAACACGCACCGTCCGCCAGGCATAAACACACCTTCCATGGCCTCCTCCTCTGGTCCCTTCCCCCCTTAAGGGGGAAGGTTAGAGCCTGTCCTGAGTATGCCGAAGGAATGGGGGGTCGGGGTCTTGGCGGGGGGGGTTGTCCTCCTACTGCATACTGAAGGAGCCACTCCATGAAATTTGACCTCTTCTGCCTCCCCACCATCCCAGGCACCCTGGAAGACCGCGCCCGCCTCCGGCCCATCGGCCGCAACAACGACCGCTACCAGCAAATGCTCGACGAGCTCCGCAAAATCGTCGTCTTCGCCGACAAGGCCGGCTTCCACGCCTTCTCCACCACCGAGCACCACTTCCACTCCGAAGGCTACGAAGCCTCGGTAGCTCCCCTTCTCCTCTACGCCGACTTCGCCGCCCGCACCAAAAACATCAAGTTCGCTCCCTTGGGCCTCGTCCTCCCCTCCTGGGACCCCATCCGATGCGCCGAAGAGCTAGCCATCCTCGACCACCTCACCAAGGGCCGAGTCATCGCCGGCTTCGCGCGAGGCTACCAGGACCGATGGACCAACGTCCTCGGCCAGCAGTACCACGTCACCGCCGCCACCATGGACGGCTCCGCCATCGACGAGCGCAACCGCGAGGTCTTTGAAGAGGTCTTCGAGATCATCAAGCTGGCCTGGACCCAGGACACCCTCTCCTACAAAGGCAAATATTACTCGGTGCCTGTCCCCTACGAAGAAGGCATACGTCGCTGGCCTCCTACCCAGTGGACCGCCAGCTACGGCGCCCCCGGCGAGATGGACAGCGAAGGCGTCATCCGCAAAATCTCCGTCATCCCCAAGCCCTACCAGAACCCCCACCCTCCCTTCTGGCAGCCCTTCGCCGTCAGCGAGACCACCATCCGACGCTGCGCCCAGCGCGACATCGTCCCCTGGATCATGACCTCTCTGCCGCCCAACTTCACCCAACTGTGCCAGGTGTACCAGGAAGTAGCCGCCAAGGAAGGCCGAGAGCATCGGCTGGGCCAGAACGTCGGGGCCATCCGCGCCGTCTACTTCGGAAAGACTTACGAGGACGCCTTCAAACTTGGCCTCAAGGCCCACGGCATCGGCTTTCACCACTACTTCGGCGGCTTCGGCTTCGTCGAACCCTTCCGCAACCCCGGCGAGGAGTCCCCAAGACCCCTCACCTTCCCCACCGAGCGGCAGACCTTTCAGCGCATGGTCGACCACGACTTCGCCATCTGCGGCACCGTCGATCAGGTCAAACGCAAAATCGAATCCTTATCCAAATGCCACTCCAACGGCAGCCTGGAATGGTTCGGCTGGAGCTTCGGCCAGGGCTTCCTAACCTGGCCCGAAGCCCAAGACCAGCTCGCCCTCTTCGAAAAACACATCATGCCCGAATTCAAGGGCTGAAGCGTGCCGTTCTCTACCTACATCTTAATCTAGCTGCCACGCTTCGCATGGCTCTTCCCCCGTCTGGTACCCCTTCTTCTCCTATTGCAAAGGAGAAGAAGGGGCTAGGGGATGATGAGGTGATCCTATTTTTCTTTCCCTCTTCTCCCGTAGTCGGGAGAAGAGGGACAAAGGGTGATGAGGGTCCCCCGCTTAAAACCAAGGTTCGCCCCTAGACTGAACGAAATCACTCACCTAATCCAATACGCCTAATCGGACTCCCCAAAAGGAACCACTTCTCCTTAGTCGTCAAGATTTCGTAGTATCCTTAAAGGTATCAATCCATTTGTCCCTTCTGAAATGGCGAAAGCGTTAACCTTCCATTAACATTTAACCGTCAGCGGCTATCCGTCTTAGTTGACACCCCTTATCGTCAGGAATAGATTCTACTCTGTGGACTGCCCATAAGGATAACATCAAGGTAAAAGTCTTTGTCCCGCGTCTCTCACAACCTCCAAAAAACGCTTCCTCTCATACTTCGCTTTTACCTCCAACTCATTCCTGGCGCCCTTCCAAAACCTCCTTGTAAGGGCTACTATATCCAAGGGATCCCCTTCAACACCTCCCTGCCGCCTTGCGGATAGCCGCGCCCTGGAAAACCAAAAACAATCACACTCAGTCTATAAAACGGAAAATCTTGAAGGAGAACTTATAGTGGCAACTCTAAAAACGAAGGCCCCGGCCCAGAACGACTCCGTATTTGCCATGGCTGTCCAGCAGTTCAACGCCGCCGCCGACAAGCTCGGCTTAGACAAAGGCATGCGCGCCGTCCTCAGTTCATGTAAACGCGAGTTCACCGTCAACTTCCCCGTCAAAATGGACAACGGCAGCGTCAAAGTCTTCACCGGCCATCGCGTCCAGCACAACGTCACCCGCGGCCCCGCCAAAGGCGGCATTCGATACCACCAAGACGTCTCCCTTGACGAGGTCAAAGCCCTCGCCAGCTGGATGACCTGGAAATGCGCCGTCACCAACATCCCCTACGGCGGCGGCAAGGGCGGCATCACCGTCAACCCCAAAGACCTATCCAAATCTGAGCTCGAACGCCTCACCCGCCGCTTCGCCACCGAAATCTCCCCCCTCATCGGCATCGACTCCGACATCCCCGCCCCCGACGTTAACACCGACGGCCAGATCATGGCCTGGATCATGGACACCATCAGCATGCACAGCGGCTACACCCAGCCCGGCATCGTCACCGGCAAGCCCATTAGCATCGGCGGCACCTTGGGCCGCACTGAGGCTACCGGTCGCGGCGTCATGATCACGGCGCGAGAGGCCGCCAAGAAGCAGCGCCTCAGCCTTCAGGGCGCCAAAGTGGCCGTCCAGGGCTATGGCAACGTTGGATATTACGGCGCCACCCTGCTGCAGCGCCAAGGCTCCAAGATCATCGCAGCCAGCGACAGTGGCGGCGGCGTTCATAACGACAAAGGTATGGACGCCGAAGCCCTCCAGGCCCACAAGGTCAAGACCGGCTCCGTCTCTGGCTACAAAGGCGGCGACAGCATCACCAACGCCGAGCTCCTGGAGCTACCCTGCGACATCCTGGTCCCCGCCGCACTGGAGCGCCAGATAACCGGGAAAAACGCCTCCAAGGTCAAGGCCAAGGTCATCGTTGAAGGCGCCAACGGCCCCACCACGCCCGAGGCCGACGCCATCCTGGACAGCAAAGGCGTCGTCGTCGTCCCTGACATCCTCGCCAACGCCGGCGGCGTCGTCGTCTCCTACTTCGAATGGGTCCAGGACCTCCAGCGCTTTTTCTGGGACAAGGATGATGTAGACAAGAAGCTGGAAGCCGTTCTGACCAAGAGCTTTGACCAGGTCATGGCCCTCTCCGCCAAGCACAAGACCAACATGCGCACCGCCGCCCTCGTCCTCGCCGTCCAGCGCGTCGCTGAGGCCACCACCATCCGCGGCATCTACCCCTAAAACGCCCCTTTAACCCAACCGTTAAAAGGTACGGCCCCCGATGAATCGGGGGCCGTACCTTTTAACGCGATCTTAGGAACTACTGTCAGTTTACTGATTCACGCTATACTTGGTCGTCACAATCATAGCTGCCAGTGGGAACGAGTTCTGGAAGGCCATAACATGCTCGCCTTCTACGTCCGCCGTGATCTCCTGCGTATGCTCTATATCCTGGCCCGTCAGCAAAAGCTGGGAGCCCAGCGGGTCGTTTATGGCCATAATTATCCCGGCGTCGCCCCTGTTCTGCCCCTGCGTGTCCCCCGCGCCCACCACGGAAGAGCGTACCTTTACGCTAACCTTCAGCGTGTCTCCAATCTTTAGCGGCACTAATAGCTGGCCAAATTGAGAGGGCGGGATAAACGTAACTTCCTCTTTAGTGTAAGCCTCCGTTTTGCCCCCGCCGCCTGAGGCTGGCGTAGTGCCGGGGTTTACAGTGCCGCTCGCGGACCTGGTGGGCGTGTTGGTCGCCACGGAGCCGCCGTCGCCGCCGCAAGCCGCCACCAGCAAAAGCGCCAGAAGCGCCGCCGCCAGCGCCCCCAGGATATTTCTGCTCTTCAACATACTTGAGCCTCCGCTAAACATTTGGATAACTTTCGTGAGAGAACTCCGTCAGGGAAACAACACAGGCCCATTCTTGATACAGTGCGAGTATGAATATCATGGACGAAAACGCCCAAATTAGCAAGCCTGCCATCAACTAATTCACTTCCGGTCGCGGAGTTGGTGCCCGTTCTACTGATTTATAGAATACGTTACCGTCACGCTCTGGGCTTGCAGCGGGAAGGGATTTTGAAAGATTATCTCGTGCTCGCCATTTGCGTCTGCCGTCAATTCAATCTCGTCCGTTTTTTCCTGCTCCCCACGATATACCGAATTCTCCGACGGATCGTTGATAGCCATAATCGCCCCGGCCTGCGCCAGGTTGCTCACGTCGCCGGCCCCCACAATCACCGACTGCGCCACATACTTGACCTTCAGCTTATCGCCCGCCTTCAGGGACACCTTTATCGTGTCGAAATTGTTTGCCGTCAAGAAAAGCGTCGCGCTTCCTGAAGACGGCTGGGGCGTGGACTCCGCCTGCTGCGTCGGCGCCCGCGTTGGCCCGCCATTTCCATTCTCGCTTCCGCCTCCGCACCCCGCCGCCAGCCCCACAGACATGGCTGCCATGAGCAGCGCGCCCATCATCCTTAGCATCCAGCCCCTGCCATGAACGTATCCAATGTTCATATGAGCGCCCTCAGCCTCCATTCCTGCTAAGCATTCCGCAAGCAGTACCGGCTAAATCCCCGCGACGCAGACTCTAAGTGTCAGCCCTGCGCGTAAACATTGTCAAGCCTGGCCGCAAACCCGCCCATCTGGTCTCCCTCTCTGGCGCCCCCTCTTCTCCTATCGCAAAGAGCTCCGCTGCCTTAAAGCATATATCGCGGCGTCCGATGCAATCGGACCTGTTTCGAGTATCCCCCGAGGGAAGAAGAAGGGGGATAGAGCCTGCCCTGAGCTTGTCGAAGGGGGTGATGAGGGTCCCCTAATTTATGACCAGGTATGTATCGCGCATCATACATTTGATACAGCAGTAGCCACCCCGCCATCGCTATCGGACCCTGGCGCCATTCCCAACGCCAGCCGTGGCGTCAGGGATTTATCACGTAGTCCAGCTTAACTGACTCGCCTTGGAATGGAAAGGAATTTATGAAAGTAAACGTATACTTGCCGGCGGACTCAGCGGTAAAATTTACCGTGTCCTCTTTCGTTGGTTTTCCCTCATAAATCACGTTCCCTAGCGGGTCCGTCACCGCCAGCGTCACCTCACTCTCCACCTGGCCCTGCTGGCTCCCCCCCGTCCCCAGTGCTGACCTTCCCACAACCTGGCTCCTGGCTACAAAATGCAGCCGGACCGCATCGCCCCCATTAAGCGAAAGGTTAAAGTCTTTGAACTGAGACGGCGGCACGTAAATCTCCTGGCTGCCTGTTGCCGCCTGGTCTCCCTGCGACGCCGTGGTCGCTGCGGGTGTGCTTGTTCCGTCTGTTCCCGTCCCATCAACATTCAAAGGTTGGCTGGCGCCGCCGCACGCAGCCATCGACGCTGTAAAAACCGTC includes:
- a CDS encoding MBL fold metallo-hydrolase is translated as MAMDKMTVGKVEVVSFSDCVAEIDACNFFSNRSVKDFGAYGEHIDENCKVKGGINVAAFLVVSGGQRILVDAGVGPGPVAAMGNVEGRLPRVMKERGVDPESIDVVVATHLHFDHIGWMAVTSGGKVRRTFPKARYIVPKVDWELLRNPSKKPAGARPYAFSEEAIGLFVDKSKELGEGLAKVGDLELVEGKKAVTAEVETVPTPGHTPGHQSLMITSAGERAFILGDVAHLRVQLEIPDWEAHADVQPELGRKTRRETVEWLEREGIKVAAGHFPAPGFGRVVRGKGRRYWRAL
- a CDS encoding zinc-binding dehydrogenase, producing the protein MTAMKGRVVVCRQYRKPFDIEEYEVPPLDPGAILLRTAQSGVCGSDLHTWRGDQEKAPLPKAGKLMGHEGFATIDSLGKGVKTDSLGQPLHEGDRVVYSALFPCYHCRHCLKGNTAFCLDRPVPVAGVYPYFTATYADYMYLPPRHPIFKAPDSLPDEVLAPVNCATGTVMQGLRSAGAREGHTVVIQGAGGLGLTATAVAKDLGAHQVIVLDRLENRLQLAEEFGADHTINVEEFNTPEARVGRVKELTHGRGADIVMELVGRAELMAEGLQMLDNTGTFLEIGDIVPGRTVAIDPSTLLKGKRIVGSLMYPAEILPLALDFLERNVSRRPFHKIVSHKFKLADVNKAFEQAEWNARQTAVTRAVLVP
- a CDS encoding LLM class flavin-dependent oxidoreductase encodes the protein MKFDLFCLPTIPGTLEDRARLRPIGRNNDRYQQMLDELRKIVVFADKAGFHAFSTTEHHFHSEGYEASVAPLLLYADFAARTKNIKFAPLGLVLPSWDPIRCAEELAILDHLTKGRVIAGFARGYQDRWTNVLGQQYHVTAATMDGSAIDERNREVFEEVFEIIKLAWTQDTLSYKGKYYSVPVPYEEGIRRWPPTQWTASYGAPGEMDSEGVIRKISVIPKPYQNPHPPFWQPFAVSETTIRRCAQRDIVPWIMTSLPPNFTQLCQVYQEVAAKEGREHRLGQNVGAIRAVYFGKTYEDAFKLGLKAHGIGFHHYFGGFGFVEPFRNPGEESPRPLTFPTERQTFQRMVDHDFAICGTVDQVKRKIESLSKCHSNGSLEWFGWSFGQGFLTWPEAQDQLALFEKHIMPEFKG
- a CDS encoding Glu/Leu/Phe/Val dehydrogenase, which gives rise to MAVQQFNAAADKLGLDKGMRAVLSSCKREFTVNFPVKMDNGSVKVFTGHRVQHNVTRGPAKGGIRYHQDVSLDEVKALASWMTWKCAVTNIPYGGGKGGITVNPKDLSKSELERLTRRFATEISPLIGIDSDIPAPDVNTDGQIMAWIMDTISMHSGYTQPGIVTGKPISIGGTLGRTEATGRGVMITAREAAKKQRLSLQGAKVAVQGYGNVGYYGATLLQRQGSKIIAASDSGGGVHNDKGMDAEALQAHKVKTGSVSGYKGGDSITNAELLELPCDILVPAALERQITGKNASKVKAKVIVEGANGPTTPEADAILDSKGVVVVPDILANAGGVVVSYFEWVQDLQRFFWDKDDVDKKLEAVLTKSFDQVMALSAKHKTNMRTAALVLAVQRVAEATTIRGIYP
- a CDS encoding emp24/gp25L/p24 family protein — encoded protein: MNIGYVHGRGWMLRMMGALLMAAMSVGLAAGCGGGSENGNGGPTRAPTQQAESTPQPSSGSATLFLTANNFDTIKVSLKAGDKLKVKYVAQSVIVGAGDVSNLAQAGAIMAINDPSENSVYRGEQEKTDEIELTADANGEHEIIFQNPFPLQAQSVTVTYSINQ
- a CDS encoding emp24/gp25L/p24 family protein — its product is MIWTVFTASMAACGGASQPLNVDGTGTDGTSTPAATTASQGDQAATGSQEIYVPPSQFKDFNLSLNGGDAVRLHFVARSQVVGRSALGTGGSQQGQVESEVTLAVTDPLGNVIYEGKPTKEDTVNFTAESAGKYTFTFINSFPFQGESVKLDYVINP